One Nonomuraea angiospora DNA segment encodes these proteins:
- a CDS encoding NAD-dependent epimerase/dehydratase family protein: MTRRILVTGAAGRIGTALRPLLARPGRTLRLLDIAPLGPAAPGEELRQVSFTDPDALGEACRGVDAVVHLGGLSGEASWERILAANVDGTQKVLEAVRGQGVPKVVLASSIHAAGFWTRDDGVLPADVPPRPDTYYGVSKATVEALGSLYHSRFGIDVSCLRIGAFRPRPVALADLAIWLSYGDAARLVEACLAAKPPGFRLLWGISANTRRWWSLAEGEAIGYRPLDDAERFADGIPGADAFDPADPLLHRVGGGFCDMPLG, from the coding sequence ATGACCCGCCGGATCCTCGTCACGGGGGCTGCGGGCCGCATCGGAACGGCGCTCCGCCCGCTGCTGGCCCGGCCCGGCAGAACGCTGCGGCTGCTCGACATCGCGCCGCTGGGGCCCGCCGCCCCGGGCGAGGAGCTCCGGCAGGTGTCCTTCACCGACCCCGACGCCCTCGGCGAGGCGTGCCGGGGCGTGGACGCGGTCGTGCACCTCGGCGGGCTCAGCGGTGAGGCGTCATGGGAGCGGATCCTGGCGGCCAACGTGGACGGCACCCAGAAGGTCCTCGAAGCCGTGCGCGGGCAGGGCGTGCCGAAGGTCGTCCTCGCCTCCAGCATCCACGCCGCCGGGTTCTGGACCAGGGACGACGGTGTCCTCCCCGCGGACGTGCCGCCCCGCCCCGACACCTACTACGGCGTCAGCAAGGCGACGGTGGAGGCCCTCGGCAGCCTGTACCACTCCCGTTTCGGGATCGACGTCAGCTGCCTGCGCATCGGGGCGTTCCGGCCGCGGCCCGTCGCGCTTGCCGACCTGGCGATCTGGCTCTCGTACGGGGACGCGGCGCGGCTGGTCGAGGCGTGCCTGGCCGCGAAACCGCCGGGGTTCCGGCTGCTGTGGGGCATCTCGGCCAACACCCGGCGCTGGTGGTCGCTCGCCGAGGGCGAGGCGATCGGCTACCGGCCGCTGGACGACGCCGAACGCTTCGCCGACGGCATTCCCGGGGCGGACGCCTTCGACCCCGCCGATCCACTGCTCCACCGGGTGGGCGGAGGCTTCTGCGACATGCCTCTCGGCTGA
- a CDS encoding ABC transporter ATP-binding protein, producing MTTQAPARRPQPGFGPGRMMSGPAEKALDFGGTLRSVLRLLRPERTLLAVVLALGTASVALTVTGPKILGHATDLIFAGIIGAQLPAGVTKEQAVAGLRAKGQGTFADLVSSMNVVPGQGIDFTALAQVLAWVLAIYVVAALLGIVQFRLTTTIVQRAAFRLRERIEAKLGRLPLSYFDGQPRGEILSRATNDTDNIAQTLQQTMSQLISSVLTVVAVLVVMFWISPVLALIALVSVPVSVYVTTVIGKRSQPQFIKQWSSTGKLNGHIEEMYGGHTLVKVFGRQKEAAEIFEQHNDALFTSSFRAQFISGIIQPAMMFIGNLNYVLVAVVGGFKVASGSISLGDVQAFIQYSRQFSQPLTQVAGMANLVQSGVASAERVFELLEAPEQSEEPAKPERPAQVRGRVAFENVSFRYAPDRPLIENLSLTVEPGQTVAIVGPTGAGKTTLVNLIMRFYEVTGGRITLDGVDIAEMSREELRANIGMVLQDTWLFGGTIADNIGYGAEGATRERIEAAAEAAHVDRIAHTLPDGYDTMIDEEGGTVSAGEKQLITIARAFLSEPAILILDEATSSVDTRTEVLIQRAMSSLREGRTSFVIAHRLSTIRDASLILVMEDGRIVEQGTHESLLAEGGAYARLYSAQFAQAVVEVD from the coding sequence ATGACGACCCAAGCGCCCGCGCGCCGGCCCCAGCCCGGTTTCGGGCCGGGCAGGATGATGTCCGGGCCCGCCGAGAAGGCCCTCGACTTCGGCGGCACGCTCCGCAGCGTGCTGCGGCTGCTGCGCCCCGAGCGCACGCTGCTGGCCGTCGTCCTGGCCCTCGGCACGGCCAGCGTCGCGCTGACCGTGACGGGTCCCAAGATCCTCGGCCACGCCACCGACCTGATCTTCGCCGGCATCATCGGGGCCCAGCTGCCCGCCGGGGTCACCAAGGAACAGGCCGTGGCGGGGCTGCGCGCCAAGGGCCAGGGCACGTTCGCCGACCTGGTGTCGTCGATGAACGTGGTGCCCGGCCAGGGCATCGACTTCACCGCGCTGGCCCAGGTGCTGGCCTGGGTGCTGGCGATCTACGTGGTGGCGGCGCTGCTCGGCATCGTGCAGTTCCGGCTGACCACGACCATCGTGCAGCGGGCGGCGTTCCGGCTGCGCGAGCGGATCGAGGCCAAGCTGGGGCGGCTGCCGCTGAGCTACTTCGACGGCCAGCCGCGCGGCGAGATCCTCAGCCGCGCCACCAACGACACCGACAACATCGCCCAGACGCTGCAGCAGACGATGAGCCAGCTCATCTCCTCGGTGCTGACGGTCGTGGCGGTGCTCGTGGTGATGTTCTGGATCTCGCCCGTGCTGGCCCTCATCGCGCTGGTCAGCGTGCCGGTGTCGGTCTACGTCACCACCGTCATCGGCAAGCGCTCGCAGCCGCAGTTCATCAAGCAGTGGTCCTCGACGGGCAAGCTCAACGGCCACATCGAGGAGATGTACGGCGGCCACACGCTGGTCAAGGTGTTCGGCAGGCAGAAGGAGGCCGCCGAGATCTTCGAGCAGCACAACGACGCCCTGTTCACCTCCAGCTTCCGCGCCCAGTTCATCTCCGGGATCATCCAGCCGGCGATGATGTTCATCGGCAACCTCAACTACGTGCTGGTCGCCGTGGTGGGCGGGTTCAAGGTGGCCTCGGGCTCGATCTCGCTGGGCGACGTGCAGGCCTTCATCCAGTACTCGCGGCAGTTCAGCCAGCCGCTGACCCAGGTGGCCGGCATGGCCAACCTGGTGCAGTCGGGCGTCGCCTCGGCCGAGCGGGTCTTCGAGCTGCTGGAGGCTCCCGAGCAGTCGGAGGAGCCGGCCAAGCCGGAGCGGCCGGCGCAGGTCAGGGGACGGGTGGCGTTCGAGAACGTGTCCTTCCGGTACGCGCCGGACCGGCCGCTGATCGAGAACCTGTCGCTGACCGTGGAGCCCGGCCAGACCGTGGCCATCGTCGGCCCCACGGGAGCGGGCAAGACGACGCTGGTCAACCTCATCATGCGCTTCTACGAGGTGACCGGCGGCCGCATCACGCTCGACGGCGTCGACATCGCCGAGATGTCCAGGGAGGAGCTGCGCGCCAACATCGGCATGGTGCTGCAGGACACCTGGCTGTTCGGCGGCACCATCGCGGACAACATCGGCTACGGGGCGGAGGGCGCCACCCGCGAGCGGATCGAGGCCGCCGCGGAGGCCGCCCACGTGGACCGCATCGCGCACACGCTGCCCGACGGCTACGACACGATGATCGACGAGGAGGGCGGGACGGTCAGCGCGGGCGAGAAGCAGCTGATCACGATCGCCCGGGCGTTCCTGTCCGAGCCGGCGATCCTGATCCTGGACGAGGCCACCAGCTCGGTCGACACCCGCACCGAGGTGCTCATCCAGCGGGCGATGAGCTCGCTGCGCGAGGGGCGCACCAGCTTCGTGATCGCCCACCGGCTGTCCACGATCCGCGACGCCAGCCTGATCCTCGTCATGGAGGACGGCCGGATCGTGGAGCAGGGCACGCACGAGTCGCTGCTGGCCGAGGGCGGGGCCTACGCCCGCCTGTACTCGGCCCAGTTCGCCCAGGCCGTCGTGGAGGTCGACTGA
- a CDS encoding ABC transporter ATP-binding protein, which translates to MLLRLLRVQLRPYGKEITLVVLFQFVQTLATLYLPTLNADIIDDGVVKGDTGTIMRIGLVMLGVTLIQIVCSIVAVYYGARTSMALGRDLRAAIFHRVQHFSAQEVNRFGAPSLITRTTNDVQQVQLLVLMTFTMMVAAPIMCVGGIVLALRQDAALSSLLLVVLPVMIVIVGVIVVLMRPLFRTMQERIDRINQVLREQITGIRVIRAFVRDKHERERFGVANDQLTDVSLRVGRLMALMFPSVMLVVNVSSVAVVWFGGHRIADGSMQVGALTAVISYLMQILMSVMMAMFMFMMIPRAEVCAERIEEVLDTEPTVHPPKAPVTPDRHLGELELRSVDFRYPGAEEPVLCDVSFTARPGRTTAIIGSTGSGKTTLLNLIPRLFDATAGEVLVDGVDVRDLDEAALSRAVGLVPQSPYLFSGTVASNLRYGRPDATDEELWKALEVAQAREFVEAMPGGLDEPISQGGTNVSGGQRQRLAIARTLVHRPEIFLFDDSFSALDYATDARLRAALAEEIADATMVIVAQRVNTIRDADRILVLDEGRVVGSGTHAELMTTCPTYREIVLSQLTEQEAAA; encoded by the coding sequence ATGCTGCTCCGTCTCCTGCGGGTCCAGCTCAGGCCGTACGGGAAAGAGATCACGCTCGTGGTCCTCTTCCAGTTCGTGCAGACCCTGGCCACGCTCTATCTCCCCACGCTCAACGCCGACATCATCGACGACGGCGTCGTCAAGGGCGACACCGGCACCATCATGCGCATCGGGCTGGTGATGCTCGGTGTGACCCTCATCCAGATCGTCTGCTCGATCGTGGCCGTCTACTACGGCGCCCGCACCTCGATGGCCCTGGGCCGGGACCTGCGGGCCGCGATCTTCCACCGGGTGCAGCACTTCTCCGCCCAGGAGGTCAACAGGTTCGGCGCCCCGTCCCTGATCACCCGGACCACCAACGACGTGCAGCAGGTCCAGCTGCTCGTGCTGATGACGTTCACGATGATGGTGGCGGCGCCGATCATGTGCGTCGGCGGCATCGTGCTGGCGCTGCGCCAGGACGCGGCGCTGTCGTCGCTGCTGCTCGTCGTGCTGCCCGTGATGATCGTCATCGTGGGCGTGATCGTGGTGCTGATGCGCCCGCTCTTCCGCACGATGCAGGAGCGCATCGACCGGATCAACCAGGTGCTGCGCGAGCAGATCACCGGCATCCGGGTCATCAGGGCCTTCGTCCGCGACAAGCACGAGCGCGAGCGCTTCGGCGTGGCCAACGACCAGCTGACCGACGTGTCGCTGCGGGTCGGGCGGCTGATGGCGCTGATGTTCCCCTCGGTGATGCTGGTGGTGAACGTCTCCAGCGTCGCCGTGGTGTGGTTCGGCGGGCACCGCATCGCCGACGGATCCATGCAGGTGGGCGCGCTGACCGCGGTCATCTCCTACCTGATGCAGATCCTCATGTCGGTGATGATGGCGATGTTCATGTTCATGATGATCCCGCGGGCCGAGGTGTGCGCCGAGCGCATCGAGGAGGTGCTCGACACCGAGCCGACCGTGCACCCGCCGAAGGCCCCCGTCACCCCGGACAGACATCTGGGCGAGCTGGAGCTGCGGTCCGTGGACTTCCGCTACCCGGGCGCCGAGGAGCCGGTGCTGTGCGACGTGAGCTTCACGGCGCGGCCCGGCCGTACGACCGCGATCATCGGCAGCACGGGCAGCGGCAAGACGACGCTGCTCAACCTCATCCCGCGCCTGTTCGACGCGACCGCCGGCGAGGTGCTCGTCGACGGCGTCGACGTGCGCGACCTCGACGAGGCCGCGCTCTCCCGGGCGGTCGGCCTGGTCCCGCAGTCTCCTTACCTCTTCTCCGGCACCGTCGCCTCCAACCTGAGGTACGGCCGGCCGGACGCGACGGACGAGGAGCTGTGGAAGGCCCTGGAGGTGGCCCAGGCCCGCGAGTTCGTCGAGGCGATGCCCGGCGGCCTCGACGAGCCGATCTCCCAGGGCGGCACGAACGTCTCCGGCGGCCAGCGCCAGCGCCTGGCCATCGCCAGGACCCTGGTGCACCGGCCCGAGATCTTCCTGTTCGACGACTCCTTCTCCGCCCTCGACTACGCCACCGACGCCCGGCTGCGCGCGGCGCTGGCCGAGGAGATCGCCGACGCCACGATGGTCATCGTGGCCCAGCGGGTGAACACCATCCGCGACGCCGACCGCATCCTCGTCCTCGACGAGGGCCGCGTGGTCGGCAGCGGCACCCACGCCGAACTCATGACGACCTGCCCGACCTACCGGGAGATCGTGCTGTCCCAGCTCACCGAACAGGAGGCCGCGGCATGA
- a CDS encoding TetR/AcrR family transcriptional regulator, producing the protein MAPEDRRAALIAATLPLLREFGAAVSTRQIAEAAGVAEGTIFGVFPDKASLLRATLMVAFDSRPAAQALASIGTRAELRERLSEAVAMLRKGMRANANLMAVPKQLMADDAEFFEQIMEGRRLIVDGLAALIEPDRDRLRRSPQATAQLLLVLIASSEHRGFGRIGEFGDLDDEEIVSVLLDGLLVRPDTTPSTESSS; encoded by the coding sequence ATGGCGCCGGAAGACCGCCGTGCCGCGCTCATCGCCGCCACGCTCCCGCTGCTGCGCGAGTTCGGCGCCGCGGTGAGCACCCGTCAGATCGCCGAGGCCGCGGGCGTGGCCGAGGGCACGATCTTCGGCGTCTTCCCCGACAAGGCCTCGCTGCTGCGGGCGACGCTGATGGTCGCCTTCGACTCGCGGCCGGCGGCGCAGGCGCTGGCGTCCATCGGCACGCGGGCCGAGCTGCGTGAGCGGCTGAGCGAGGCGGTCGCGATGCTGCGGAAGGGGATGAGGGCCAACGCCAACCTCATGGCCGTGCCCAAGCAGCTGATGGCCGACGACGCCGAGTTCTTCGAGCAGATCATGGAGGGCCGGCGTCTGATCGTGGACGGCCTGGCCGCCCTGATCGAGCCCGACCGCGACCGGCTGCGCCGCTCGCCCCAGGCCACGGCGCAGCTGCTGCTCGTGCTGATCGCGTCGAGCGAGCACCGCGGCTTCGGCCGGATCGGCGAGTTCGGCGACCTGGACGACGAGGAGATCGTCTCCGTCCTGCTCGACGGGCTGCTCGTGCGGCCCGATACCACCCCATCGACAGAAAGCTCCTCTTGA
- a CDS encoding DMT family transporter, with protein sequence MLKPWLPGFLLLAAIWGNSFFFIKVAVEALHPLQVSFGRMVVGALVLLLAVLLGGRRLPRDPRLWGHFQVASIVLTTLPFTLFAYGEQYVSSVVAAIWNATTPLCTLAFTLLLRTEKATTGRVAGLGLGFAGVMVVLGIWQPMGGGQLGGSLACFAAAACYGIGGAYMGRFITGRRPEPPVVLAAGQLLSGAVQLAVITLLAGVPLVDPHAPAAVWWSLAGLGGLGTGLAYLLLYWVQVRAGVTTTSTVTYLLPVFAAISGVAVLNEGLSWNQPVGAAVILAAIALTQRAAPRPVPAQPEQVPGTPDHPAPTVNGG encoded by the coding sequence GTGCTCAAACCTTGGTTGCCCGGTTTCCTGCTGCTCGCCGCCATCTGGGGCAACAGCTTCTTCTTCATCAAGGTCGCCGTGGAGGCCCTGCACCCGCTCCAGGTCTCCTTCGGCCGGATGGTCGTCGGGGCGCTGGTACTCCTGCTGGCCGTGCTGCTCGGCGGCAGGCGGCTGCCGCGCGACCCGCGCCTGTGGGGCCACTTCCAGGTCGCCTCGATCGTGCTCACCACGCTGCCGTTCACCCTCTTCGCGTACGGCGAGCAGTACGTCTCCTCCGTGGTCGCCGCCATCTGGAACGCCACCACCCCGCTCTGCACGCTCGCCTTCACCCTGCTGCTGCGCACCGAGAAGGCGACCACCGGCCGGGTGGCGGGCCTGGGCCTCGGCTTCGCGGGCGTCATGGTCGTGCTCGGGATCTGGCAGCCGATGGGCGGCGGGCAGCTCGGCGGCAGCCTGGCCTGCTTCGCCGCCGCGGCCTGCTACGGGATCGGCGGCGCCTACATGGGCCGCTTCATCACCGGCCGGCGCCCCGAGCCGCCGGTCGTGCTGGCCGCCGGGCAACTGCTCAGCGGCGCGGTGCAGCTGGCCGTGATCACGCTGCTGGCCGGGGTGCCGCTGGTGGACCCGCACGCGCCCGCGGCGGTCTGGTGGAGCCTGGCCGGGCTCGGCGGGCTGGGCACCGGGCTGGCGTACCTGCTGCTGTACTGGGTGCAGGTCCGCGCCGGGGTCACCACGACCTCCACGGTCACCTACCTGCTGCCGGTCTTCGCCGCGATCTCCGGCGTGGCCGTCCTGAACGAGGGCCTCAGCTGGAACCAGCCGGTCGGCGCCGCCGTCATCCTCGCCGCCATCGCCCTCACCCAGCGCGCCGCGCCCCGGCCCGTCCCCGCTCAGCCCGAGCAGGTCCCCGGCACGCCGGATCACCCGGCCCCGACCGTGAACGGGGGATGA
- a CDS encoding toxic anion resistance protein, with protein MSDLVLTPPEPVAPVPAETAATMLPIAGERAAELAAKARDFAGELSGLDHRSPEFSRKVHDISSMGDTEIKSASQVANRMLKRPVAALDAARGEGADAQARVAKELVALRRTVVDLDPKQAASGTRKLLGLIPFGDRLRDYFAKYHSAQKHIDDIIRALKSGQDELLRDNAAIEGEKANLWETMTRLQEYAVLAQAMDAALEERIALADEERATALRSDALFTVRQRHQDLLTQLAVSAQGYLALDLVRKNNLELSKGVDRATTTTVAALRTAVTVAQALANQKLVLDQITALNATTGDLILATSEMLRTQAGAIQNQAASTTVDLDTLRQAFDNVYATMDTIDAFRAKAVDNMAVTVDSLSAELGHAKTYLERAREGER; from the coding sequence GTGTCCGATCTGGTGCTCACGCCGCCCGAGCCGGTCGCCCCGGTCCCGGCCGAGACGGCGGCCACCATGCTGCCGATCGCCGGCGAGCGCGCCGCCGAGCTGGCCGCCAAGGCCCGCGACTTCGCCGGCGAGCTGAGCGGGCTCGACCACCGCTCCCCCGAGTTCTCCCGCAAGGTGCACGACATCTCCTCGATGGGCGACACCGAGATCAAGTCGGCCTCCCAGGTGGCCAACCGCATGCTCAAGCGGCCGGTCGCCGCCCTGGACGCGGCCCGGGGAGAGGGCGCCGACGCCCAGGCCAGGGTCGCCAAGGAGCTGGTGGCGCTGCGCCGTACCGTCGTGGACCTGGACCCGAAGCAGGCGGCGAGCGGGACGCGCAAGCTCCTGGGGCTCATCCCGTTCGGCGACCGGCTGCGCGACTACTTCGCCAAGTACCACTCCGCGCAGAAGCACATCGACGACATCATCCGCGCGCTGAAGTCCGGCCAGGACGAGCTGCTGCGCGACAACGCCGCCATCGAGGGCGAGAAGGCGAACCTGTGGGAGACGATGACCCGGCTGCAGGAGTACGCGGTCCTGGCCCAGGCCATGGACGCCGCCCTGGAGGAGCGCATCGCGCTGGCCGACGAGGAGCGGGCCACGGCGCTGCGCTCCGACGCGCTGTTCACCGTGCGCCAGCGCCACCAGGACCTGCTCACCCAGCTCGCCGTGTCGGCCCAGGGCTATCTGGCGCTCGACCTCGTACGCAAGAACAACCTTGAGCTGAGCAAGGGCGTGGACCGCGCCACCACGACCACGGTCGCGGCGCTGCGCACGGCGGTGACGGTCGCGCAGGCGCTGGCGAACCAGAAGCTGGTGCTCGACCAGATCACCGCGCTGAACGCCACGACCGGCGACCTGATCCTGGCCACCAGCGAGATGCTGCGCACCCAGGCGGGCGCGATCCAGAACCAGGCGGCCTCGACGACCGTGGACCTGGACACGCTGCGGCAGGCGTTCGACAACGTCTACGCCACGATGGACACGATCGACGCGTTCCGGGCGAAGGCCGTGGACAACATGGCGGTCACCGTCGACAGCCTGTCCGCCGAGCTTGGGCACGCCAAGACGTACCTGGAGCGGGCGCGGGAGGGCGAGCGATGA
- a CDS encoding VWA domain-containing protein: MRRAPRRALPLVLLAALLAGCGGSGGGEPADAPDVLRVLAGSEIKDLEPLLKRAEAEAGVKVRLTYTGTLDGAEQVASGRADGRLDAVWFSSNRYLSLIDGAQARLSTQSKIMVSPVVLGLKPAKARELGWDGRQVTWADIARAAKEGRFGFAMTNPASSNSGFSALVGVAAALSDADGALSAGQVASVTPRLKEFFSAQRLTAGSSGWLADAYARDRRVDGMVNYESVLLGMREPLTLVYPSDGVVTADYPLTLLASAPEPKKALYGKLTAWLRSPAVQKDIMTGTHRRPIAPGVTPDPRFGGRQLIELPFPNRRSTADELIATYLNQVRVPAEARFVLDTSGSMAGERIDALKQALVALTGADTSASGAFSRFSNREAVTMIPFSDTPMRPVPFTVPERDPAPVLAQIKKFAEGLSAGGGTAIYDSLAAAYDRPVTPGHYTSVVLMTDGDNTDGSDYAAFEARYRALPEERRAPAFVVLFGESDVEEMRKVAELTGGAVFDARKTSLSSAFKEIRGYQ, from the coding sequence ATGAGACGAGCCCCGAGACGAGCGCTGCCCCTCGTCCTGCTCGCCGCCCTGCTGGCGGGCTGCGGCGGGAGCGGGGGCGGGGAGCCCGCCGACGCGCCCGACGTGCTCCGGGTGCTGGCCGGCAGCGAGATCAAGGACCTCGAGCCGCTGCTCAAGCGGGCCGAGGCGGAGGCCGGCGTCAAGGTGCGGCTCACCTACACCGGCACCCTCGACGGCGCCGAGCAGGTCGCGAGCGGCCGCGCCGACGGCCGGCTGGACGCGGTCTGGTTCTCCTCCAACCGTTACCTGTCCCTGATCGACGGCGCGCAGGCCAGGCTGTCCACCCAGTCCAAGATCATGGTCTCCCCCGTCGTGCTGGGGCTGAAGCCCGCCAAGGCCCGCGAGCTAGGCTGGGACGGCAGGCAGGTCACCTGGGCCGACATCGCGCGGGCGGCCAAGGAGGGCAGGTTCGGCTTCGCCATGACGAACCCCGCCTCCTCCAACTCCGGCTTCTCCGCCCTGGTCGGGGTGGCCGCGGCGCTGTCGGACGCGGACGGCGCGCTCAGCGCCGGGCAGGTCGCGTCGGTGACGCCGCGGCTGAAGGAGTTCTTCTCGGCGCAGCGCCTGACGGCCGGCTCGTCGGGGTGGCTGGCCGACGCCTACGCCCGCGACCGGCGCGTGGACGGCATGGTCAACTACGAGTCGGTCCTGCTGGGGATGCGCGAGCCGCTGACGCTCGTCTACCCGTCCGACGGCGTGGTCACCGCCGACTACCCGCTCACGCTGCTCGCCTCGGCCCCCGAGCCCAAGAAGGCCCTGTACGGCAAGCTGACCGCGTGGCTGCGCAGCCCCGCCGTGCAGAAGGACATCATGACCGGCACCCACCGCCGGCCGATCGCGCCCGGCGTGACCCCTGACCCGCGCTTCGGCGGCAGGCAGCTGATCGAGCTGCCGTTCCCCAACCGGCGCAGCACCGCCGACGAGCTGATCGCCACCTACCTCAACCAGGTGCGGGTCCCGGCGGAGGCGCGGTTCGTGCTGGACACCTCCGGCTCGATGGCGGGCGAGCGGATCGACGCGCTGAAGCAGGCGCTGGTCGCCCTGACCGGCGCCGACACCTCCGCCTCCGGCGCGTTCTCGCGCTTCAGCAACCGCGAGGCCGTCACGATGATCCCGTTCAGCGACACGCCGATGAGGCCGGTCCCGTTCACCGTGCCCGAACGCGACCCCGCGCCGGTGCTCGCCCAGATCAAGAAGTTCGCGGAAGGGCTGTCCGCGGGCGGCGGCACCGCGATCTACGACAGCCTGGCCGCCGCCTACGACCGCCCGGTGACGCCCGGGCACTACACCTCGGTCGTGCTCATGACCGACGGCGACAACACCGACGGCTCCGACTACGCGGCCTTCGAGGCCCGTTACCGGGCGCTGCCGGAGGAGCGGCGGGCGCCGGCGTTCGTGGTGCTGTTCGGCGAGAGCGACGTCGAGGAGATGCGCAAGGTCGCCGAGCTGACCGGCGGCGCCGTGTTCGACGCCCGCAAGACGTCGCTGAGCAGCGCGTTCAAGGAGATCCGTGGCTATCAGTGA
- a CDS encoding aldo/keto reductase, with amino-acid sequence MRYRVLGGTGIEVSVHCLGAMMFGAVGNPDHDDCARIIHHALDQGVNFIDTADMYSAGESEVIVGKALRGRRDDVVLATKVHFPMGEGPNRGGNSRRWILKEVEESLKRLQTDWIDLYQVHRPDHTTDIEETLDVLGDLVGQGKIRAFGCSTFPAEDIVEAHHVAERRGLRRFRTEQPPYSLLARGVEADVLPVCRRYGMGVLTWSPLASGFLTGRIRKGQPIDLTTGRASLSPNRFDPSIPENAAKLEVVEELIELAADLGCSLPELAVAFPAAHPAVTSVIIGPRTMEQLEATLKGAALTLDDRTLDRIDEIIPPGTDLYRADGAWRRPALTDTARRRRLPADRAAG; translated from the coding sequence ATGCGTTACCGCGTCCTCGGCGGCACGGGCATCGAGGTGAGCGTCCACTGTCTCGGCGCCATGATGTTCGGCGCCGTCGGCAACCCCGACCACGACGACTGCGCCCGGATCATCCACCACGCCCTCGACCAGGGCGTCAACTTCATCGACACGGCCGACATGTACTCGGCCGGCGAGTCCGAGGTGATCGTGGGCAAGGCGCTGCGGGGCCGCCGCGACGACGTCGTGCTCGCCACGAAGGTGCACTTCCCGATGGGGGAGGGGCCGAACCGGGGCGGCAACTCGCGGCGCTGGATCCTCAAGGAGGTCGAGGAGAGCCTCAAGCGGCTCCAGACCGACTGGATCGACCTCTACCAGGTGCACCGGCCCGACCACACGACCGACATCGAGGAGACGCTCGACGTGCTGGGCGACCTCGTCGGGCAGGGCAAGATCCGGGCGTTCGGCTGCTCGACGTTCCCCGCCGAGGACATCGTCGAGGCGCACCACGTGGCCGAGCGCCGCGGCCTGCGGCGCTTCAGGACCGAGCAGCCCCCGTACTCGCTGCTCGCCCGCGGCGTCGAGGCCGACGTGCTGCCGGTGTGCCGGCGGTACGGCATGGGCGTGCTGACCTGGAGCCCGCTCGCGTCCGGCTTCCTGACCGGACGGATCAGGAAGGGGCAGCCCATCGACCTGACCACCGGCCGCGCCTCGCTCAGCCCCAACCGCTTCGACCCCTCCATCCCCGAGAACGCCGCCAAGCTCGAGGTGGTGGAGGAGCTGATCGAGCTCGCGGCGGACCTCGGCTGCTCGCTGCCCGAGCTCGCGGTCGCCTTCCCCGCCGCGCACCCGGCCGTCACCTCGGTGATCATCGGCCCGCGCACCATGGAGCAGCTGGAGGCGACGCTCAAGGGCGCCGCGCTCACCCTCGACGACCGGACCCTCGACCGCATCGACGAGATCATCCCGCCGGGCACCGACCTCTACCGCGCCGACGGCGCCTGGCGCCGCCCGGCGCTGACGGACACCGCCCGCCGGCGCCGCCTGCCCGCCGACCGCGCCGCAGGCTGA